Proteins encoded together in one Cicer arietinum cultivar CDC Frontier isolate Library 1 chromosome 4, Cicar.CDCFrontier_v2.0, whole genome shotgun sequence window:
- the LOC101514468 gene encoding F-box/kelch-repeat protein At5g43190, with the protein MKNSKNLNIVTKNNHNTIITRSLLMDPKIWSRLPPEILEYILSFLPLKTFLNLRSTCKGFWPLIFSPSFISKHSPSSSPFSSFLLLSHPQFHRHFPLYDCNLGTWRNISLSFSDSLHSSPSFTTLVSSGGLFCLSDSISCSLLVFNLLAKSSRKIQYPSFSFHIEHLTFVTTPKGYIIFVLSSKSASTTAFVYDSKVLTWRSFEGFDPILSDNPHQQGVYFNGCLYFATTEPFSVVYFDLENSKWERPIGELPSQLTFVRLVSVNDDVGEGKKLFLIGGVGNNGISRSIKLWEMSEEGNWIEIQSLPDLMCRKFVSVCYHNYEHVYCFWHEGMICICCYTWPEILYYLVSRRTWHWLPKCPSLPSKCSCGFKWFSFVPRLFAEV; encoded by the coding sequence ATGAAGAACTCAAAGAACCTCAACATAGTCACAAAGAACAATCACAACACCATCATCACTAGATCCCTTCTAATGGATCCCAAAATTTGGAGCAGATTACCACCTGAAATTCTCGAATACATCCTCTCTTTTCTTCCTCTCAAAACTTTCTTGAATCTAAGATCAACTTGCAAAGGTTTTTGGCCTCTTATTTTCTCTCCTTCTTTCATTTCCAAACATTCACCTTCTTCTTCACCTTTCTCTTCTTTTCTCTTACTTTCTCACCCTCAATTCCATCGTCACTTTCCTCTCTATGATTGTAACCTTGGCACATGGCGTAATATCTCTCTTTCTTTCTCTGATTCACTTCACTCTTCACCTTCTTTCACTACCCTTGTCTCTTCTGGTGGTCTTTTTTGTTTATCAGATTCAATTTCATGTTCTTTACTCGTTTTTAACCTTTTAGCAAAATCCTCTAGAAAAATTCAATACCCAAGTTTCTCTTTTCACATCGAACATCTTACATTTGTTACAACTCCAAAAGGGTATATAATTTTTGTCCTTTCTTCTAAATCAGCTTCAACTACTGCTTTTGTTTATGATTCAAAGGTTCTAACTTGGAGAAGTTTTGAAGGTTTTGATCCAATTCTAAGTGACAACCCTCATCAACAAGGTGTTTACTTTAATGGGTGTTTGTATTTTGCTACAACAGAACCTTTTTCTGTCGTATACTTTGATTTGGAAAATAGTAAATGGGAGAGACCCATTGGAGAATTACCTAGTCAATTAACTTTTGTAAGATTGGTTAGTGTTAATGATGATGTTGGAGAggggaaaaaattgtttttgattGGTGGGGTTGGGAACAATGGAATTTCAAGGAGTATTAAATTGTGGGAAATGAGTGAAGAAGGGAATTGGATTGAAATTCAGAGTTTGCCTGATCTTATGTGTAGGAAATTTGTGTCAGTTTGTTATCATAATTATGAACATGTTTATTGTTTTTGGCATGAAGGAATGATTTGTATTTGTTGTTATACTTGGCCAGAGATTTTGTATTACTTGGTTTCTAGAAGGACTTGGCATTGGCTTCCTAAGTGTCCTTCTTTGCCTTCCAAATGTAGCTGTGGTTTTAAGTGGTTCTCTTTTGTTCCAAGGTTGTTTGCTGAAGTTTGA